In Vicinamibacterales bacterium, a single window of DNA contains:
- a CDS encoding fibronectin type III domain-containing protein produces MFKTTRSYILLALLVLLAGRLEAGSVTISWDPNAEPDIAGYTVYWGTQSGVYTSSAAVGNVTSRTVSDLMAGQTYYFAVQATSIDGLSSPMSAEVAVTMPRLSPSGETESAWMARFGITNMAADDDGDGVTNQDEFTAGTDPTLPNTWFLAEGCTGFFKARIAIANPGIDTAEVTVKFLRQGAAPIIQKYSIPGLSRRTIRVNEIPGLENTSMSAEVTTQRGGVVVERTMTWGGAKQMNAGHTGKAVSRASTSWYFADGDAHGFDTYLLLANGNATDVNVEVLYYLASGKTLRDVYVVPANRRQTIYTNNVPGLGSQAFAMTVHASAPIVAERSMYFSTKSQWWKGGTDSTGVEAPSTQWFLAEGRADSVFTEYILLSNPNLSAAAVTIRYLRPVGDVITQVYQLAPESRTTIRVNDVPGLGNTDVSASIASTLPVVAERSMYWPGRQWHEGHNSAGVSELGTKWALAEGEDGGTYNTLSFIVMANPNSQGATVTITVVRDNQPPIVLQRTVAANSRVTVMSRELGLASGEMFGAMLESTNAVPIAVERSMYWDSPTVTWIGGTNESGIKLR; encoded by the coding sequence ATGTTCAAAACTACCCGCTCATATATCCTCCTCGCGCTCCTGGTTCTGCTGGCCGGCCGATTGGAAGCCGGGTCGGTGACCATCAGTTGGGATCCGAACGCCGAACCGGACATCGCCGGCTACACGGTGTACTGGGGCACCCAGTCGGGTGTCTACACCTCCAGCGCGGCGGTTGGGAACGTGACGTCCCGGACGGTCAGCGACCTCATGGCCGGACAGACCTACTACTTCGCGGTGCAGGCGACGAGCATCGACGGCCTGTCGAGCCCGATGTCCGCCGAGGTGGCGGTCACCATGCCGCGGCTCAGCCCGTCGGGCGAGACGGAGAGCGCGTGGATGGCGCGTTTCGGCATCACGAACATGGCAGCCGATGACGATGGCGACGGCGTGACCAACCAGGACGAGTTCACCGCGGGAACCGACCCGACCCTTCCGAACACCTGGTTCCTCGCCGAAGGCTGCACCGGCTTCTTCAAGGCGCGCATCGCGATCGCGAACCCCGGCATCGACACCGCCGAAGTCACCGTCAAGTTCCTCCGCCAGGGCGCCGCGCCGATCATCCAGAAGTACTCGATTCCCGGCCTGAGCCGCCGCACCATCCGCGTGAACGAGATCCCCGGCCTCGAGAACACGTCGATGTCGGCTGAAGTCACCACCCAGCGCGGCGGCGTCGTGGTGGAGCGAACGATGACCTGGGGCGGCGCGAAGCAGATGAACGCGGGCCACACCGGCAAGGCGGTGTCCAGGGCTTCGACCTCGTGGTACTTCGCGGACGGCGACGCTCACGGCTTCGACACCTACCTGCTGCTGGCCAACGGCAACGCGACCGATGTCAACGTCGAAGTCCTCTACTACCTGGCCAGCGGCAAGACACTGCGCGACGTCTACGTGGTGCCCGCAAACCGCCGGCAGACCATCTACACGAACAACGTGCCGGGCCTCGGCAGCCAGGCATTCGCGATGACCGTGCACGCCTCGGCGCCGATCGTGGCCGAGCGGTCGATGTATTTCAGCACGAAGAGCCAGTGGTGGAAGGGCGGCACGGATTCCACCGGCGTCGAGGCCCCATCCACGCAGTGGTTCCTCGCCGAAGGGCGCGCCGACTCGGTGTTCACCGAGTACATCCTCCTGTCCAACCCCAACCTGTCGGCGGCCGCGGTGACAATTCGCTACCTCCGCCCGGTGGGCGACGTCATCACCCAGGTCTACCAACTCGCGCCCGAAAGCCGGACGACCATCCGGGTCAACGACGTCCCCGGCCTCGGGAACACCGACGTCAGCGCCTCGATCGCCTCCACGCTGCCCGTCGTGGCCGAGCGGTCGATGTATTGGCCCGGCCGGCAGTGGCACGAGGGACACAACTCGGCAGGCGTCTCCGAACTCGGCACCAAGTGGGCGCTGGCCGAGGGTGAGGACGGCGGCACCTACAACACGCTGAGCTTCATCGTGATGGCCAACCCGAACAGCCAGGGCGCGACGGTGACCATCACGGTGGTGCGCGACAATCAGCCGCCGATCGTGCTCCAGCGGACGGTGGCGGCCAACTCCCGCGTGACGGTGATGTCCCGCGAACTGG